From Kineosporia succinea, the proteins below share one genomic window:
- a CDS encoding MFS transporter: MPVALYALALGGFGIGLTEFVIAGLLPEVAADFAVSETTAGYLISGYALSVAVGGILLTAGLGRLDRKKALLGLLVLFILGNGLSALAGSYEVMLAGRIVAALCHGAFFGIGAVVAAGLVEEKRRAGAISVMFAGLTIANVLGVPLGTFLGQAAGWRATFWAITVIGVVALTGILALVPSQPPTRPDHGVLKEFALFRSPQVWLSMLVTVLGFGGMFGGFTYIAYTLTDVSGFSAGTVPWLLVLFGAGTFAGNLLGGRASDRDLGRTLLTVLATLTVILTFFALTAGSRTATIVAMVLMGGFGFATVPGLQMRIMNHAAHAPTLASGANIAAFNLGNAFGAWVGGLTLAAGLGYTSPLWAGAGITLAGLAVFAIASRVRGGEFATPSASARSTATRSTATPSTATPSTAAPSTAAPSTAAPSTAAPSTAAPSPATPTPATPSTAAETARPATEPATEPAPFADHRP, from the coding sequence ATGCCCGTGGCGCTCTACGCCCTGGCGCTCGGCGGATTCGGCATCGGGCTGACGGAGTTCGTGATCGCCGGGCTGCTGCCCGAGGTCGCCGCGGACTTCGCCGTCTCCGAGACCACCGCCGGCTACCTGATCTCCGGCTACGCCCTCTCGGTCGCCGTCGGCGGCATCCTGCTCACCGCCGGGCTCGGCCGGCTCGACCGCAAGAAGGCCCTGCTCGGCCTGCTCGTGCTGTTCATCCTCGGCAACGGCCTGTCCGCCCTGGCCGGCAGCTACGAGGTCATGCTGGCCGGGCGCATCGTCGCGGCCCTGTGCCACGGCGCGTTCTTCGGCATCGGCGCGGTCGTGGCCGCCGGGCTGGTCGAGGAGAAGCGCCGCGCCGGGGCCATCTCGGTGATGTTCGCCGGCCTGACCATCGCCAACGTGCTGGGCGTCCCGCTGGGCACGTTCCTCGGGCAGGCCGCGGGCTGGCGGGCCACGTTCTGGGCGATCACCGTGATCGGGGTCGTGGCCCTGACCGGGATCCTCGCCCTCGTCCCCTCGCAGCCGCCCACCCGGCCCGACCACGGCGTCCTCAAGGAATTCGCCCTGTTCCGCAGCCCTCAGGTCTGGCTCTCGATGCTGGTCACCGTGCTCGGCTTCGGCGGCATGTTCGGCGGTTTCACCTACATCGCCTACACGCTCACCGACGTCAGCGGATTCAGCGCCGGCACCGTGCCGTGGCTGCTCGTGCTGTTCGGCGCGGGCACCTTCGCGGGCAACCTGCTCGGCGGCCGTGCATCCGACCGCGACCTGGGCCGCACCCTGCTCACCGTCCTGGCCACGCTCACCGTGATCCTGACGTTCTTCGCGCTCACCGCCGGCTCGAGGACCGCGACGATCGTGGCGATGGTGCTGATGGGTGGCTTCGGCTTCGCCACCGTGCCCGGCCTGCAGATGCGGATCATGAACCACGCCGCGCACGCCCCTACGCTCGCCTCGGGCGCCAACATCGCCGCGTTCAACCTGGGCAACGCCTTCGGGGCCTGGGTCGGGGGCCTCACCCTGGCCGCCGGACTGGGTTACACCTCACCGCTATGGGCCGGCGCGGGGATCACGCTGGCCGGGCTCGCCGTGTTCGCGATCGCCTCCCGGGTGCGTGGCGGCGAGTTCGCCACCCCCTCGGCCAGCGCTCGCTCGACTGCCACTCGCTCGACCGCCACTCCCTCAACCGCCACTCCCTCAACCGCCGCTCCCTCGACCGCCGCTCCCTCGACCGCCGCTCCCTCAACCGCCGCCCCTTCGACGGCCGCTCCCTCGCCCGCCACTCCCACGCCCGCCACTCCCTCGACCGCCGCGGAGACCGCCAGGCCTGCCACCGAACCGGCCACCGAACCGGCCCCCTTCGCCGACCACCGGCCCTGA